The following coding sequences lie in one Metallumcola ferriviriculae genomic window:
- a CDS encoding LytTR family DNA-binding domain-containing protein, translating to MVYTAAKVITVNHSLKDIEEMVDKNLFFKTGRSYLVNLTKVASVKPSTRTSLAISFKGTDYTAYLSKRLYQEFRIRLKKISG from the coding sequence CTGGTCTATACCGCTGCTAAGGTCATTACCGTTAACCACTCCCTTAAAGACATAGAAGAAATGGTGGATAAGAACCTGTTCTTTAAAACTGGTAGATCCTATTTGGTTAATCTTACAAAAGTAGCATCGGTAAAGCCTTCCACAAGAACCTCGCTCGCCATCTCCTTTAAAGGAACAGACTATACGGCATATTTGTCAAAAAGACTTTATCAAGAATTCAGAATAAGGCTCAAAAAAATTTCTGGTTAG
- a CDS encoding response regulator transcription factor — translation MVIRTMIAEDNRWFREQLVDEIASFNGIEVAFTAGNGEEFLKVFDDIKPELGEQKESAGLYRC, via the coding sequence TTGGTTATCCGGACCATGATTGCGGAAGATAACCGGTGGTTTCGGGAGCAATTGGTAGATGAGATTGCATCATTTAACGGGATAGAGGTGGCATTTACCGCCGGTAATGGTGAAGAGTTTCTTAAAGTATTTGATGATATCAAGCCTGAGTTAGGCGAACAAAAAGAAAGCGCTGGTCTATACCGCTGCTAA
- a CDS encoding AgrD family cyclic lactone autoinducer peptide: MAFVATLSTVSPNCIGWFYEPRKPTEKK; this comes from the coding sequence TTGGCTTTTGTTGCCACTCTGTCAACGGTTTCACCGAATTGTATTGGTTGGTTTTATGAGCCGAGAAAACCAACTGAAAAAAAGTAA
- a CDS encoding PIN domain-containing protein produces the protein MKGKSLQFIDTNIIIYAYNRTDEEKHNRAKALMKELWEEGQGCLSIQVLQEFYVNITRKLSRPMPPETAAQIIGDLGQWDLHVPEMVDVLETIGIQKRNKISFWDAMIVCSAKSLACDILWTEDLNNGQYCEGVKVQNPFL, from the coding sequence ATGAAAGGTAAAAGTCTGCAATTTATAGATACAAACATTATTATCTATGCATATAATAGAACCGACGAAGAAAAACATAACAGGGCAAAAGCACTAATGAAAGAGTTATGGGAAGAGGGACAAGGTTGTTTAAGTATCCAGGTTCTACAAGAGTTCTATGTTAATATTACTCGAAAATTGTCAAGACCAATGCCGCCGGAGACTGCAGCTCAAATTATTGGTGACTTGGGCCAATGGGATTTACATGTACCTGAAATGGTCGATGTATTGGAAACTATTGGCATTCAAAAGAGAAATAAGATATCCTTTTGGGATGCTATGATTGTTTGCAGCGCGAAGAGCTTGGCCTGTGACATTCTTTGGACGGAAGACCTTAACAATGGCCAGTACTGTGAAGGCGTAAAGGTACAAAATCCATTTTTATAA
- a CDS encoding CopG family transcriptional regulator, producing the protein MERQNVTLSVPKEILQKIKHLAVDKRTSVSALLVKALEETVRKDEAFQTAKSRQLALMEQGFDLGIEGKINYNRDDLHER; encoded by the coding sequence ATGGAACGTCAGAATGTCACTTTATCAGTTCCTAAAGAGATTCTACAAAAGATAAAGCATCTTGCTGTGGATAAACGGACTTCGGTTTCTGCGCTTTTGGTAAAGGCCCTAGAAGAAACTGTACGTAAAGACGAGGCATTTCAAACTGCCAAGAGCAGGCAATTAGCCCTGATGGAACAAGGTTTTGACTTGGGTATTGAGGGTAAAATCAACTATAATCGGGATGACCTACATGAAAGGTAA
- a CDS encoding N-acetyltransferase, with amino-acid sequence MIIRKAVMDDVEYMHGIINKYAEERLMLARSRSMFYESLRDYTVVEHQGQVVGVGGLHILWADLGEIRSLAIAPDFVKQGVGRKLVQELEKQAKDLRIPKVFALTYQPGFFAKCGYTEISNKDLPHKVWKECINCPKFPDCDEHAVIKEI; translated from the coding sequence ATGATTATAAGAAAAGCAGTTATGGATGATGTAGAATATATGCATGGTATTATTAATAAATATGCAGAGGAAAGATTGATGTTGGCCCGGTCCCGCAGTATGTTCTATGAGTCGCTACGTGATTATACGGTGGTAGAGCATCAGGGACAAGTGGTGGGAGTGGGCGGATTGCATATCCTTTGGGCGGACTTAGGAGAGATTCGCTCATTGGCCATTGCTCCGGATTTTGTCAAACAGGGAGTCGGCCGCAAACTGGTTCAGGAACTTGAAAAACAAGCTAAGGATTTAAGGATACCAAAGGTGTTCGCATTGACCTACCAGCCGGGTTTTTTTGCTAAATGTGGTTATACGGAGATTTCCAATAAGGATTTGCCGCACAAGGTGTGGAAGGAATGTATTAATTGCCCTAAGTTTCCTGATTGCGATGAGCATGCGGTGATTAAGGAAATATAA
- a CDS encoding O-sialoglycoprotein endopeptidase, protein MYSLGIDTSCYTTSVAVVDRNRKLIFEDRRLLAVPPGERGLQQSQAVFQHVQNLPIILENVFNSVGAEKIAMITASTAPRPTKGSYMPVFTVSQGQGKILASALDVPFIAATHQEGHLEAALWSTDTQIPRQFLAVHLSGGTSELLLVSGNPDGYAIKLLGGTIDLHAGQFVDRIGVALGFGFPAGAALETLARQSVKRLGLATAVKGYEFSFSGPESQAQRLIAQGAPAADVARSVEQCIATTLEKVLRRAIEKEGIKEVLLAGGVAANGYIRKRLMKRLHHPAVGASLVFAKPDYSTDNAVGVALLGLKQYYSNISLK, encoded by the coding sequence ATGTACTCTTTGGGGATAGATACCAGCTGCTATACTACATCGGTCGCAGTGGTTGACCGAAATAGAAAACTGATATTTGAAGACCGCCGGTTATTAGCTGTTCCCCCGGGCGAAAGGGGCTTACAGCAATCCCAGGCGGTTTTTCAGCATGTGCAGAATTTACCTATCATATTGGAGAATGTCTTTAACAGTGTAGGTGCTGAAAAAATAGCAATGATTACTGCTAGTACCGCACCTCGGCCTACCAAAGGATCCTATATGCCGGTCTTTACCGTTAGTCAGGGTCAGGGGAAGATCTTGGCTTCTGCCTTAGACGTTCCCTTTATAGCTGCTACCCACCAGGAAGGCCATTTAGAAGCGGCTCTTTGGTCGACGGATACGCAAATACCGCGCCAATTTTTAGCAGTGCATTTGTCCGGCGGTACTTCGGAGCTGCTGTTGGTCAGCGGCAATCCAGATGGATATGCCATTAAACTTTTGGGCGGCACCATCGATCTTCATGCGGGACAGTTTGTCGACCGGATTGGTGTGGCCTTGGGTTTTGGTTTTCCTGCCGGAGCGGCACTGGAAACACTGGCACGGCAATCGGTAAAAAGATTGGGCCTTGCCACAGCGGTAAAAGGTTATGAATTTAGTTTTTCCGGCCCGGAAAGCCAGGCCCAGCGTTTAATAGCCCAGGGAGCCCCGGCAGCGGATGTGGCTAGGTCGGTAGAACAGTGCATTGCCACCACGTTAGAAAAGGTGCTGCGCCGAGCTATAGAAAAAGAAGGCATAAAGGAGGTGCTGCTGGCCGGCGGGGTTGCAGCCAACGGTTACATTAGGAAAAGATTAATGAAGAGGCTGCACCATCCTGCCGTGGGTGCGTCTCTGGTTTTTGCCAAGCCTGACTACAGTACCGATAATGCGGTAGGGGTTGCTTTGCTGGGTTTGAAGCAGTATTATTCGAACATATCTCTCAAATGA
- the nusB gene encoding transcription antitermination factor NusB, which produces MSRRISREKALQALFQIDLVNAKVERAVDYVLEQSVLEQTDAQFTRQLVTGTVEHLKECDEYIVRYAVQWGVDRLANVDRSILRMAIYEMKYVEEVPHTVTINEAIELAKAFSNEDSAKFINGLLDAIRKNELVIT; this is translated from the coding sequence ATGAGCCGGAGAATATCAAGAGAGAAGGCGCTGCAAGCATTATTTCAGATTGACCTGGTCAACGCTAAAGTTGAGAGAGCAGTGGACTATGTCTTGGAACAGTCAGTATTGGAGCAAACAGATGCCCAATTTACCCGTCAGTTAGTGACCGGCACTGTAGAACATTTGAAAGAATGCGATGAATACATAGTCAGGTATGCTGTCCAGTGGGGCGTTGATAGATTGGCTAATGTTGATAGGAGCATTCTACGTATGGCCATTTATGAGATGAAGTATGTGGAAGAAGTGCCGCACACAGTCACCATTAATGAAGCAATTGAGTTGGCCAAGGCCTTTAGCAATGAAGATTCTGCTAAATTTATCAATGGGCTGCTGGATGCCATACGAAAAAATGAGCTGGTTATTACTTAA
- a CDS encoding DUF2273 domain-containing protein produces the protein MDWYEIIAELWNNHRGKFLGIIIGLTFGLLTALVGFWQTLFISICIVIGYLIGKRMDENESFREILERILK, from the coding sequence ATGGACTGGTACGAGATAATCGCGGAACTGTGGAACAATCATCGAGGTAAATTTCTGGGTATAATAATTGGCCTGACCTTTGGTTTGTTGACCGCACTAGTAGGCTTTTGGCAGACCCTTTTTATCAGCATCTGTATCGTTATTGGCTATCTGATTGGCAAGAGAATGGATGAAAATGAAAGTTTTCGTGAAATTCTGGAGAGAATACTAAAATAA
- the amaP gene encoding alkaline shock response membrane anchor protein AmaP, whose product MKLFDRVLLAVYSLVLVALSLLALMMAAGWTTPINYMEIYFNHLQSRWIIGITAALLLLVGLNLFFSNFQRRRTVPAAVSHHTQFGEVRLSITALENLVHRASRKIAGVKEINPRVRPGSDGVTVLIQAILLPDQSIPKVSEQLQQQVKDYLQEAAGLDVAEIKVVVQNVSHEGKVRVE is encoded by the coding sequence ATGAAACTTTTTGACCGGGTTCTGCTGGCGGTATACTCTTTGGTGCTGGTGGCGCTATCGCTGCTGGCACTGATGATGGCTGCCGGCTGGACAACCCCGATTAATTATATGGAGATTTATTTTAATCACCTACAAAGCCGCTGGATTATTGGTATTACGGCAGCTTTACTGTTATTGGTCGGCCTCAATTTGTTTTTTTCAAACTTCCAGCGACGGCGGACGGTACCTGCGGCTGTAAGCCATCATACTCAATTTGGTGAAGTGCGTCTCAGCATCACTGCATTGGAAAATTTGGTGCATCGGGCGTCACGAAAGATTGCCGGCGTTAAGGAGATAAACCCCCGGGTTCGGCCCGGTAGTGACGGCGTAACAGTTCTAATTCAGGCAATCCTCCTGCCTGACCAAAGCATCCCTAAGGTAAGTGAGCAGCTGCAGCAGCAGGTCAAGGACTACTTGCAGGAAGCGGCCGGCTTAGATGTAGCGGAAATCAAGGTGGTTGTGCAAAATGTCAGCCATGAGGGTAAAGTCAGAGTTGAGTAA
- a CDS encoding Asp23/Gls24 family envelope stress response protein: MEVCKMAETNGMDKVTENGSIRIADEVVAIIAGLAATEVDGVAGMSGGVVGGIAEILGRKNLSKGVKVEVGEKEAAIDIYLIVKFGIRIPDVALKIQENVKQAIDSMTGLNVVEINVHVQGVAFPEPERKADEEELQQRVK; encoded by the coding sequence ATGGAGGTGTGTAAAATGGCAGAGACAAATGGAATGGATAAAGTTACCGAGAATGGTTCAATTCGTATAGCAGACGAGGTTGTAGCGATAATTGCCGGTTTGGCAGCGACAGAAGTCGACGGCGTGGCTGGTATGAGCGGCGGCGTAGTTGGCGGTATTGCTGAAATTTTAGGAAGGAAGAACCTTTCTAAGGGTGTTAAAGTGGAAGTAGGAGAGAAAGAAGCGGCAATTGATATTTACCTCATTGTTAAGTTTGGCATCCGAATTCCCGATGTCGCCCTGAAAATTCAGGAGAATGTAAAGCAGGCTATCGACAGTATGACCGGCTTAAATGTAGTAGAAATAAATGTGCATGTTCAGGGGGTAGCTTTCCCTGAGCCCGAGCGTAAAGCGGATGAGGAAGAGCTGCAGCAGCGGGTTAAATAA
- a CDS encoding SpoIIIAH-like family protein — MAKINLVLNRKKSLWIVMGFIVLVIALMAVSGGFKLASSLLNRNEVPVNTGMVPGDMNDNIGGADANAKVAPLDENYELLEQVDKLAQGDKDFFVEYRLERDRVRSQQIELLKDIIQNPSSVAETRQEAQAVLLEITRRMEKELQLEHLITAKGYEDAVLFIQPSGVTVIVKNTQLSQEDVTKIADVVSRSTGHDIKDIVVIPKKD; from the coding sequence ATGGCAAAAATCAATTTGGTATTGAATAGAAAGAAAAGTTTATGGATAGTGATGGGGTTTATTGTACTGGTAATTGCCTTAATGGCGGTGAGTGGGGGATTTAAACTGGCCTCTTCTCTTCTCAACCGGAATGAGGTTCCAGTAAACACCGGCATGGTCCCCGGTGATATGAATGACAATATCGGCGGTGCTGATGCCAATGCAAAGGTTGCTCCATTAGATGAAAACTATGAACTGCTGGAACAAGTAGATAAGCTTGCTCAGGGGGATAAGGATTTCTTCGTAGAATATCGGCTGGAAAGAGACCGGGTACGCAGTCAGCAGATAGAACTTCTCAAAGATATTATCCAAAATCCAAGCTCCGTGGCGGAAACCCGTCAAGAGGCTCAAGCCGTGTTGTTGGAAATCACCCGGCGTATGGAAAAGGAATTGCAGTTGGAGCACCTGATTACTGCCAAGGGTTATGAGGATGCGGTGCTCTTTATCCAACCATCGGGAGTAACGGTGATTGTGAAGAATACCCAACTATCGCAAGAGGATGTTACTAAAATTGCAGATGTAGTGAGTCGTTCAACCGGGCATGATATTAAGGATATCGTGGTTATCCCCAAAAAGGACTAA
- a CDS encoding stage III sporulation protein AF produces the protein MMDMLRDLVRNVSLVVLIASFIDLLMPGQKMDRYLKLIVGLFIIISVLNPILTFLNLAQSFEVTAWQYERSGQAQMESIFQHGEELAGVAENAAWHDYKSRMERQIVSLARLVPGVKGVQVDVQVEKREKAYYGSIRQVTMVVSVGQSTKKEDMVDPVRVNIDDETAQHQPSSTAILGMDERMAIKKQVREVVSNFYGLQPDSVVVTVITGKAIGGDVDEGKTG, from the coding sequence ATGATGGATATGCTGCGTGACTTGGTGCGAAATGTGTCGTTGGTGGTATTGATTGCTTCATTCATTGATTTATTGATGCCGGGGCAGAAGATGGATCGTTACCTAAAACTGATTGTTGGCTTATTTATCATCATTTCCGTACTAAATCCGATATTGACCTTTTTAAACCTGGCGCAGTCTTTTGAAGTAACTGCTTGGCAGTATGAAAGAAGCGGTCAGGCTCAGATGGAAAGCATTTTCCAACATGGGGAGGAGCTTGCCGGTGTTGCTGAAAACGCCGCCTGGCATGATTATAAAAGTCGTATGGAGAGACAGATAGTCTCCTTGGCCAGATTGGTGCCTGGGGTAAAGGGGGTGCAGGTAGACGTCCAGGTTGAGAAACGAGAAAAGGCCTATTATGGCTCTATTAGGCAGGTTACCATGGTAGTATCTGTAGGTCAGTCCACTAAGAAAGAGGATATGGTGGACCCTGTACGGGTCAATATCGATGATGAGACAGCCCAACATCAACCATCTTCTACAGCAATCCTGGGGATGGATGAAAGAATGGCAATCAAGAAACAGGTGCGGGAAGTGGTTTCCAATTTTTACGGATTGCAGCCTGATAGTGTGGTGGTTACGGTAATTACTGGTAAAGCGATTGGAGGTGATGTTGATGAAGGAAAAACTGGGTAA
- the spoIIIAE gene encoding stage III sporulation protein AE: protein MWIRAVSLALLLLLLFVPAGMADTTVDRVVEEQIDKLNLTDIQQFVDQVDGEMERFIPQLSVRQLVQDMRRGKLDLSFGKFLSGLVRYLFSEFLAHSYLLTQLLVLTLLCALLNNLQDAFGSAGSGRAAYMVAYLVLITIALSSFTAAIGTARDAIQQMVDFLHAILPVLLSLLAAMGGLISASVMHPLVLVAVGIISNVMNNLVLPLVLFAAILTLVSQISERFKVDGLANLFKDTCKILIGLLLTAFTGFMALQGVAGAVADSVTLRTAKFVTGAFVPVVGGMMADAAEALVGTSLLLKNAVGIMGLLLIIAMAIYPMIKILSLVLIYRLVGALAQPFGDNQIAEVLDSLGNMLLMVFAAVASVGLAFFLAISFIVGIGNVTVMMR from the coding sequence ATGTGGATAAGAGCGGTTTCCCTAGCTTTACTGTTGTTGTTGCTCTTTGTCCCGGCCGGGATGGCCGATACTACGGTTGACCGGGTAGTTGAAGAGCAGATAGATAAATTAAATTTAACAGACATTCAGCAGTTCGTGGACCAGGTTGACGGCGAGATGGAACGTTTCATACCCCAGCTGAGTGTGCGACAGTTAGTGCAGGATATGCGCAGGGGCAAGCTTGACTTAAGCTTTGGCAAGTTTCTTTCCGGGTTGGTTCGTTATTTGTTTTCCGAGTTTTTAGCGCATTCCTATTTACTGACGCAGCTTTTAGTGTTGACTCTTTTATGTGCTCTGCTTAATAACCTTCAGGATGCCTTCGGCTCGGCAGGAAGTGGCAGGGCGGCATATATGGTGGCGTATTTGGTGCTGATTACTATTGCCTTATCGTCATTTACAGCTGCCATCGGTACCGCCCGTGACGCAATACAGCAGATGGTAGATTTTCTCCACGCGATATTGCCGGTACTGCTTAGTCTTTTAGCAGCAATGGGCGGGCTGATATCTGCTTCGGTAATGCACCCACTGGTATTAGTGGCTGTTGGAATAATCAGCAATGTGATGAATAATCTTGTGCTGCCATTGGTCCTGTTCGCGGCTATTCTAACTTTAGTCAGCCAGATATCAGAGCGCTTTAAAGTTGATGGACTTGCAAATCTGTTTAAGGACACATGTAAGATACTTATTGGGCTATTACTTACTGCCTTTACCGGCTTCATGGCGCTTCAAGGGGTAGCCGGTGCAGTGGCGGACAGCGTCACTCTGCGAACTGCCAAATTTGTCACCGGTGCTTTTGTACCGGTGGTGGGGGGGATGATGGCCGATGCGGCCGAGGCTTTAGTGGGTACATCGCTGCTATTAAAGAACGCGGTAGGAATTATGGGGCTTCTATTAATTATTGCCATGGCAATCTACCCAATGATAAAAATCTTGTCTTTGGTACTGATTTACCGCCTTGTGGGTGCCTTGGCGCAACCTTTTGGTGATAACCAAATTGCTGAGGTTTTAGATAGCTTAGGAAATATGCTTTTAATGGTGTTTGCTGCCGTTGCCAGCGTGGGTTTGGCATTTTTCCTTGCCATTAGTTTTATCGTAGGCATTGGCAATGTGACTGTAATGATGAGGTAG
- the spoIIIAD gene encoding stage III sporulation protein AD produces the protein MEIFQIVGFGLITVVLIVLVKQLDGAHLGALIRVVFGAVVFLLLLGKIANILDIVQELFLRANVNQFYLGTILKVIGIAYIAEFGAQVCRDAGESAIAQKVEFAGKILVLVLALPILAAIVETVIKLLP, from the coding sequence ATGGAAATATTCCAAATAGTAGGTTTCGGGTTAATCACGGTGGTGCTTATTGTACTGGTAAAGCAGCTGGATGGAGCGCACCTTGGAGCACTAATTAGGGTTGTGTTTGGTGCGGTGGTTTTCCTTTTGCTGCTGGGCAAAATCGCCAACATACTGGACATCGTCCAGGAACTGTTCCTTCGAGCCAATGTAAATCAATTTTACCTAGGCACAATTTTAAAAGTTATCGGTATCGCCTATATTGCCGAATTTGGTGCTCAAGTATGCCGGGATGCCGGCGAAAGCGCTATTGCTCAAAAGGTGGAATTTGCCGGAAAAATTCTTGTCTTGGTGCTGGCTCTGCCCATATTGGCGGCTATAGTTGAAACGGTGATCAAATTGCTTCCATAA
- the spoIIIAC gene encoding stage III sporulation protein AC, with translation MADVNLIFQLAALGIVMSILFKYLKQSERDEIAYLTLLAGLAVAVLWVLPVIADLFREVKSVFQLY, from the coding sequence ATGGCAGATGTAAACCTGATTTTTCAATTAGCGGCGTTGGGAATAGTAATGTCCATCCTGTTTAAATATTTAAAGCAGTCGGAACGGGATGAAATAGCCTATTTGACATTGTTGGCCGGTCTTGCTGTGGCAGTACTTTGGGTTCTGCCGGTAATCGCTGATTTATTCCGCGAGGTCAAGTCGGTATTCCAGCTTTATTAG
- the spoIIIAA gene encoding stage III sporulation protein AA: MSRPMKKLKVQQHMDGIPEKLVLLFGAPIKDYLTNLPGDTQATVEEIRLRIGQPVIVRSAEGEWCLSERGPTRNQAEAYHCTRRDVQVLLNQVSGGAMYSLEEELRSGFVTVPGGHRLGFAGQAVMEKSQLKTITHISAVNVRLARQVTGCAQRVLSYILTNTGLPNNTLIISPPQCGKTTLLRDIVRHLSGTGGIQVGIVDERSEIAGCHRGVPQLDLGSRVDVLDRCPKAQGMVLLVRSMSPQVVAADELGRQEDVAAVLEMRNAGVKIITTVHGSDLAEVKRRPQVEPLISQRIFERYLILSRSQGVGTVEQVLDGSGKKLNTAPLRLRGGIL; the protein is encoded by the coding sequence TTGTCCAGACCCATGAAAAAGCTTAAGGTACAACAACATATGGATGGGATACCGGAAAAGCTGGTGCTGCTCTTTGGTGCACCGATAAAGGATTATTTGACTAATTTGCCCGGCGATACCCAGGCTACGGTGGAGGAAATACGTTTGCGAATAGGCCAACCGGTGATAGTGCGAAGCGCCGAAGGGGAGTGGTGTCTTAGCGAACGTGGTCCCACCAGAAACCAGGCTGAGGCCTACCACTGTACCCGGCGTGATGTGCAGGTATTGTTAAACCAAGTAAGCGGTGGAGCGATGTACAGTTTAGAGGAAGAGCTCAGAAGCGGCTTTGTTACTGTCCCGGGCGGGCATCGTCTGGGTTTTGCCGGACAGGCAGTAATGGAAAAGAGCCAACTAAAAACCATAACTCACATCTCGGCGGTAAATGTTCGCTTGGCCAGACAGGTAACCGGCTGCGCGCAGCGGGTGCTTTCATATATATTAACAAACACCGGTTTGCCAAATAATACGCTGATAATTTCCCCGCCCCAGTGCGGCAAGACCACTTTATTGCGGGATATAGTGCGTCATTTGAGCGGTACAGGGGGAATCCAGGTAGGGATAGTGGATGAACGGTCTGAAATTGCGGGCTGCCACCGGGGGGTACCACAATTGGATTTGGGTTCAAGGGTGGATGTATTGGACCGCTGCCCCAAAGCCCAGGGCATGGTTTTATTGGTAAGGTCCATGTCGCCTCAGGTTGTAGCTGCGGATGAGCTTGGTCGCCAGGAAGATGTTGCTGCGGTACTAGAAATGCGAAATGCCGGAGTGAAAATCATCACTACCGTGCATGGAAGTGACTTGGCTGAAGTAAAAAGAAGGCCCCAGGTAGAACCGTTGATAAGCCAGCGTATCTTTGAACGCTATCTGATATTAAGCCGTTCCCAAGGCGTGGGTACGGTGGAGCAGGTGCTTGACGGTAGTGGCAAAAAGTTAAATACTGCACCTCTACGGTTAAGGGGTGGTATTTTGTGA
- a CDS encoding CD1247 N-terminal domain-containing protein, with product MEDLKKKIAYLQGLMAGLEMDPATKEGKLFQGMLEVLDEMAETMDDLYINQDELEDYMESIDEDLYDLEDEYYLADEDFDEEFEEDIDDEFYDDEEDMDLVEVECPDCGDTLYFDANILDDDDYVEVTCPNCETVVFVNDDDYEITDEPGDDEGPGTDDI from the coding sequence ATGGAAGATTTAAAGAAAAAGATTGCTTATCTGCAGGGTTTGATGGCTGGTTTGGAGATGGACCCCGCTACCAAGGAAGGAAAATTATTTCAGGGCATGCTCGAAGTGCTTGACGAAATGGCTGAGACCATGGATGATTTGTACATCAATCAAGACGAACTGGAAGATTACATGGAAAGCATCGACGAGGACCTTTATGACCTGGAGGACGAGTATTATCTCGCTGACGAAGACTTTGATGAAGAGTTTGAAGAAGATATTGACGATGAATTTTATGACGATGAAGAAGATATGGATCTGGTTGAGGTGGAGTGTCCGGATTGCGGTGATACGCTTTACTTTGATGCGAATATCCTGGACGATGACGACTATGTGGAAGTCACCTGCCCCAATTGTGAAACGGTAGTATTCGTCAATGATGACGATTACGAGATAACAGATGAACCGGGCGATGATGAAGGCCCGGGTACTGACGATATTTAA
- the efp gene encoding elongation factor P produces the protein MISTNDFKTGVTIEIDGELYQVVDFQHVKPGKGAAFVRSKLKNLLTGSTVEKTFRAGEKVSKAHVERKQMQYLYNDGDFYHFMDTSTYEQLQITRDIIGDKSNYMKDNMLLDVAMHGATIIDVELPNFVELEVVETEPGIKGDTATGATKSATLATGATVQVPLFINIGDVLRIDTRTGDYMTRA, from the coding sequence ATGATTTCAACCAACGATTTTAAAACTGGTGTGACTATCGAAATTGATGGAGAATTGTATCAGGTTGTAGACTTTCAACATGTAAAACCAGGAAAAGGAGCTGCTTTTGTTCGCTCTAAATTAAAAAACCTCTTAACCGGGTCCACTGTGGAAAAAACTTTTCGGGCAGGTGAAAAAGTTTCTAAGGCCCATGTCGAAAGAAAACAGATGCAGTATCTTTATAATGACGGTGATTTCTATCATTTTATGGACACAAGTACCTACGAGCAGCTACAGATCACCAGGGATATAATTGGGGATAAAAGTAATTATATGAAGGATAATATGCTCTTGGATGTGGCCATGCACGGCGCTACCATCATAGATGTAGAGCTGCCCAACTTTGTTGAGCTGGAAGTAGTGGAAACGGAACCGGGCATTAAGGGTGATACGGCTACTGGAGCCACCAAATCCGCCACTCTAGCAACTGGGGCCACAGTTCAGGTGCCTTTATTTATCAATATTGGTGATGTACTGCGTATCGATACCCGGACAGGGGATTATATGACCCGGGCGTAG